In the Octopus bimaculoides isolate UCB-OBI-ISO-001 chromosome 7, ASM119413v2, whole genome shotgun sequence genome, aagccagagagctgtaccaggttccagtctgttttggcttggtttctatagctggattcccttcctaatgccaaccactccacagagtgtactgggtgtcttatGTGTCACCGGCTTGAgtgcctttcacatgtcactAGTACTGGCCACGGCCATGaattcacttagcttgatgtgtcttctcaagcacagcaaattgccagaagcCTTGGTCGTTTGTCATCGcttccatgagacccaacatctAAAAATTACATTTCACCACCTTGTCTGgcatcttcctgagtctacctctcaCAAGTTCCCTCCACCATGAGAGATTAGcactttaaaacattaaaaacacacacacacacaaacacacacacatatatatatagatagataggtacttaaacacacacatgcacacaatgctTCCAGAAGTCAAGTCTGTGACTGGCAGGTCTTCTCAATAACCTCTTATCAACAGATATCCAAGTCTTTTGTCACCTTCTCCATGAGGGTGAGGGTTCTAAGGTCAGCCTTCATTACTTCATCTCCTGTCTTCTTgtgtttccctcttccacaagctCAAACCACCCACATTAAGTAATTCACACgtttttatacagctgtcctcatccaaatACATCACATGTCCACTGTGCATCTAATTCCCCCTGCACtctacatctaattcctcttatgcccagtttttctcaaAGCACATTCATATAATGTCATTTATGCACACTTAGAGTACACATCCAATAGAGCATGCTtgttacctccgccttagtgaaggcggagatattgtttcagtcatgtttgtttgtttgtttgtctgtggacaagatatctcaaaaaccacacacatagatatatatatatatatatatatatatatatatatatatatatatatatatatacaaacacatacatagatatatacacacatatacagatatatacacacacataaatagatatacacatacatatacatagatatatacacacatatacatagacatatacacacatatacatagacatatatacacacatatacatagacatatatacacacatatacatagacatatatacacacatatacatagacataaatacacacatatacatagacataaatacacacatNNNNNNNNNNNNNNNNNNNNNNNNNNNNNNNNNNNNNNNNNNNNNNNNNNNNNNNNNNNNNNNNNNNNNNNNNNNNNNNNNNNNNNNNNNNNNNNNNNNNNNNNNNNNNNNNNNNNNNNNNNNNNNNNNNNNNNNNNNNNNNNNNNNNNNNNNNNNNNNNNNNNNNNNNNNNNNNNNNNNNNNNNNNNNNNNNNNNNNNNNNNNNNNNNNNNNNNNNNNNNNNNNNNNNNNNNNNNNNNNNNNNNNNNNNNNNNNNNNNNNNNNNNNNNNNNNNNNNNNNNNNNNNNNNNNNNNNNNNNNNNNNNNNNNNNNNNNNNNNNNNNNNNNNNNNNNNNNNNNNNNNNNNNNNNNNNNNNNNNNNNNNNNNNNNNNNNNNNNNNNNNNNNNNNNNNNNNNNNNNNNNNNNNNNNNNNNNNNNNNNNNNNNNNNNNNNNNNNNNNNNNNNNNNNNNNNNNNNNNNNNNNNNNNNNNNNNNNNNNNNNNNNNNNNNNNNNNNNNNNNNNNNNNNNNNNNNNNNNNNNNNNNNNNNNNNNNNNNNNNNNNNNNNNNNNNNNNNNNNNNNNNNNNNNNNNNNNNNNNNNNNNNNNNNNNNNNNNNNNNNNNNNNNNNNNNNNNNNNNNNNNNNNNNNNNNNNNNNNNNNNNNNNNNNNNNNNNNNNNNNNNNNNNNNNNNNNNNNNNNNNNNNNNNNNNNNNNNNNNNNNNNNNNNNNNNNNNNNNNNNNNNNNNNNNNNNNNNNNNNNNNNNNNNNNNNNNNNNNNNNNNNNNNNNNNNNNNNatagatgtatatatacacatatacatatatatacacatacatatagatatatacacacatacaaatatatacacacatacaaatatatacactcacgtatacatatacacacatgcatatatatccacacacacgtatatatacagatataaacacacacagatatatacacgcacacagatatatacacacagatacacatatagatagatatacacacgtgtacatgtatacacacgcattgatatatacacacatgtacatatacacacacatatacatatatacacgtacatgtacatatacacacgtatacatatatatctacatatataagcgCATAACCACATATACATCTaaccatatatattcttttattcttttctttcacgtgtgtcggtcatttgactgcagcaccgccttaaagggttatattcgaagaaatcgaccccaggacttattctattgatctcttttgctaagttacggagacataaacacaggtGTAGATGTGCCTATTcggttgataaatagatataaatcgttaaaataacagttccgcaatgtatcttctcatttcgtgtAAAGAAAAACTGCTAATTGAAAGATATAGTTTCATTAATATAGAACTTCAATAATAAAATAGCAGATGCAAAAATGTGGATATACGtctatatagatgtacatattcgtttatatatatatatacgtggttacgcgtttatatatatatatatatatatatatatatagtttttcgaTCAAGTGAACCGCCCACTTATTCAATTATTGCCTAAGTGATTTATATCATTGGCACTTGTACTCTGAACCTAATTCGTACACAGAAATCAACATGACACGATTTTTTGACAAAACCGTCTGGATGCACTCATAGGAACAAAAGAGCCGACAGGCTTCTCCAGTTTGCATGGATCAAGCAGTGTCGAAGACCATGGCTCCTCGTGATTCCCAAACAAACTTCTTATTCACTGAACGTGCTTNNNNNNNNNNNNNNNNNNNNNNNNNNNNNNNNNNNNNNNNNNNNNNNNNNNNNNNNNNNNNNNNNNNNNNNNNNNNNNNNNNNNNNNNNNNNNNNNNNNNNNNNNNNNNNNNNNNNNNNNNNNNNNNNNNNNNNNNNNNNNNNNNNNNNNNNNNNNNNNNNNNNNNNNNNNNNNNNNNNNNNNNNNNNNNNNNNNNNNNNNNNNNNNNNNNNNNNNNNNNNNNNNNNNNNNNNNNNNNNNNNNNNNNNNNNNNNNNNNNNNNNNNNNNNNNNNNNNNNNNNNNNNNNNNNNNNNNNNNNNNNNNNNNNNNNNNNNNNNNNNNNNNNNNNNNNNNNNNNNNNNNNNNNNNNNNNNNNNNNNNNNNNNNNNNNNNNNNNNNNNNNNNNNNNNNNNNNNNNNNNNNNNNNNNNNNNNNNNNNNNNNNNNNNNNNNNNNNNNNNNNNNNNNNNNNNNNNNNNNNNNNNNNNNNNNNNNNNNNNNNNNNNNNNNNNNNNNNNNNNNNNNNNNNNNNNNNNNggggggggggggtcttcattcgactaaaaagtcttcgaggcggtgccccagcatggccactgtctaatgactgaatgtgtgtgtgtgtgtgatctaaaTAATTTTTCAAGTCAAAATCAATGCcacttatataaaataaagattaatacagGTCCATGGTTGTATTACATTGCATAGTTTACATACACtggtttacatatgtatgtgttctttGTGCTTACTAGTGAATTtgaaactctaaccctaaccctaaaattaaccctaaaaccctaaccctgactcccaaaaccctaactctgaccctaaaaccctaaccctaacactctagtgaaaattgtgcgggtgttaatctgaaaattttacCCAGAATTTAACTTGAACAACCATCTTTAATTCTTGGAACTATTCATGACTGTCCGTTCCAATCTTCGAGATGTGCAGCTCCGGTACATATGTCCTGGAAGCAAGAATCTCGGAGCAGCGACTCAACTCAGTGGAAGCTTTGAATAAATGTTACAaataaacgcgcgcgcacacacacacaagcgtgaacatacatatatacatatgcgtgtctgtgtgtatagaagtatacacacacacacacacacatatatatatatatacatatatacacatacacacatatatatatacacacacacatatatatatatatacacacacacacatatatatacacacacacacacacacatatatatacacacacatctacacacatatacacacacacacacatatatatatatacacacacacatatatatacacacacacacatgtatatacacacacacacacatgtatatacacacacacacacacacatatttatatatacacacaattacatgtaatatatatatctgagNNNNNNNNNNccacacacccacacacacatatatatatataataatacaaagaatatatatgcatgtatacacacatatatgtacatacttacatctacatgtgtatatagatgcacatcagagtacaggacattagaaaaatgaactacagacaacggaacgaacacataggaaaacagatagccacttggtactcatgtgtatataagtgtatgaatgtagacatacatgtatatacagagaaacaaacgtataaaaacacatacatatatagagagagagagagacacacatgtacacaggcacgtatatatatacacatgtatacagacgtAATATTTACGTACAGACgtcacacttgtatatatatacatgtatagacatatatatgtatgtatatatatatatatatttacttgtatatatacatgcatagacatgtgtgtatatatgtatatatatatatatacttgtatatatacatgtatagacatatatatatacttgtatatatacatgtatagacatatatatatatattacttgtatatatacatgtatagacatatatatgtatgtatatatatatatatttacttgtatatatacatgcatagacatgtgtatatatatatatatatatatatacttgtatatatacatgcatagacatgtgtgtatatatatatatatataNNNNNNNNNNNNNNNNNNNNNNNNNNNNNNNNNNNNNNNNNNNNNNNNNNNNNNNNNNNNNNNNNNNNNNNNNNNNNNNNNNNNNNNNNNNNNNNNNNNNNNNNNNNNNNNNNNNNNNNNNNNNNNNNNNNNNNNNNNNNNNNNNNNNNNNNNNNNNNNNNNNNNNNNNNNNNNNNNNNNNNNatatatatatatatatatatatatatatatatatatatatatggggagagagagagagagagagagagagatgatatacataaatataaatgaaatagtcAAAGAGATGACGATAATGATTTTTGTTCTTAAATGAAAGAATTGAAAACCAAGAACACATTACTCCTAAATAATTTAAAACTTACTGTAGCCATTATTTCCTCGTCCACATCTTGCTCCGGTTCTGCCCAGTCTACAGCAATATTTTGGCCCCACAGCTGAATACGACCAGGGATCAGCTTCCTTCGAGCCATAGCCGCCGCCCGATGACTCTCGTACTCCACGAAAGCGAATCCTCTGTTCTTGCTCTTGTCATGCACGCTTGGATAAACTATAACATCAGCTACACCATCGGTGATTTTCCTCATTTCGTTGAGGATCTcctctttctgtttcattttagGGATACCGCCTACAAACAGCCGGCAGTTGTCCACACTGGCGCACACTCCCAAGAAACGGCCCTTTCGAATCTGGAAGTTATTGAGTTCTTTGATGGCCGTGCGAGCGTTGGATTTGTCTGTGTACATGACGAAGGCGAACCCCCGGTTGAATCCACTGAAATCCATCATGAGACGGAACTCGTAGATGCAACCGATTTTCTGGAAAACTGGGACCAGTTCGTCTTCAAAACAGTCCCGAGGAATTTTACCAATGAAAACTTCACAGCCCCGAGACGGAGGAGGGCCGGTCCAGCCGGGTGGAGGACCGAATTTCCTTTGACCATTTTCCTGCATCATACTGAAGCCGGTCTTCTCCATTAATGCCAGCAATGCTGTTGCATTGGCTGCGTCGGAGATTGTCTGTGAAGTTTTGTTTCTGTCTTCGTTGGTGGAAATGGCAGTCTTGGAGATGTCTTTCATCCCGTTGTTGTCCATGGTTCAAGTCACAAGGAAATATAACTTTCACGGTCTCCGGTTAAGTGAACTCTAGCGTGAGTGTCACTATGTGTGACAAGGCAACAGATTGACTTCAGCCGACTTCtacttaattttcttctttctctttctctaattataactttctatctatttccttccttcttcttcttcgttgtatttatgtatatctctcctctattattttttgtatgtttatttgtttcgCTTTATCGCACTCTCCTTCTACATTCactcatatctctttctctcactctttctttttttctacccCCTCTCACTTTTATatttccctctcactcactctctttgtcAATAtatcttcgtctctctctctctcactctactccCACTTCGTCgtttttcacacatttttctttattacacTCACCCTCAAGTCTATTTCTCATTCAGTTcgtcactcactcacacagtctataactttccctctctttcaatGCCTATTTATGTCATATACTTTATCTCTCCTCTTCCTTTTACCCCTATCgcgttcattcttttttttttttaatcttggtTCCTCCTTTTcatgctttctctttctccccacttCTATTAACTCTACACAAACTTTCGCTCCCCCTTTCGCTCTCACTACAATCCTTCAATTTTTCACCTATAACTGTACCCTTTTCTACAACTTTGCCAAACAGGCCTTTACCCCTGTTCAACCTTCTACcccttctatacacacacacacacatatatatatatctatatNNNNNNNNNNNNNNNNNNNNNNNNNNNNNNNNNNNNNNNNNNNNNNNNNNNNNNNNNNNNNNNNNNNNNNNNNNNNNNNNNNNNNNNNNNNNNNNNNNNNNNNNNNNNNNNNNNNNNNNNNNNNNNNNNNNNNNNNNNNNNNNNNNNNNNNNNNNNNNNNNNNNNNNNNNNNNNNNNNNNNNNNNNNNNNNNNNNNNNNNNNNNNNNNNNNNNNNNNNNNNNNNNNNNNNNNNNNNNNNNNNNNNNNNNNNNNNNNNNNNNNNNNNNNNNNNNNNNNNNNNNNNNNNNNNNNNNNNNNNNNNNNNNNNNNNNNNNNNNNNNNNNNNNNNNNNNNNNNNNNNNNNNNNNNNNNNNNNNNNNNNNNNNNNNNNNNNNNNNNNNNNNNNNNNNNNNNNtatatctatagatatagatatatatatacgcgcgcgcacacacactgatatatgtatgtttgtaagtatatacaatttacacacacgtacatatttacgtatgtatgttttctttctctcctattcaatgtttatttccctttttctatttttaattttatcgcATTTCATTTTTCCTTCGGGTCACGATTttttttaacaagaaatttttattttttttatttttcccacCCATATTTCTAAATGTTTGTCTTTTCCATGAATGAGACGCCAATGAATCATCAGTAAGTTTCTCAGAAGTTTTCGTGTTTATTTCCGACAGTTAGGGGGGGGGGAATCGTGACACAAACAAGAAACCGCCCGccgtggatttgaactcacaattcATGAGATGATAATCTGTTGGCCGCTTCAACTCTtggaaagagaccgatagattttAAGGCACTAAGCGCGTAAAAGTCAAGATTTTCCCTCTCAACACCTGGATAGGACGATTAAACTATTGCAGGTAATTTTCAATTGACTGAAATAATTCCGAATGAAGTGCCCAGCACTGTGACATAACAAGACTTTAACATACGATTTTATTGAAAATCCAAACTGTAAGAAACTTTATAAAGCCCTCTGGAAAACCAATGCACGAggtttatagtatttatttattgatagcaaACCATTGCTTACATAGGACATAGGATAGTATAAGATTGAGCTCCAGCTCTGTGAGACTCTATATCCATACTTAAGGTGGCATGAAAGTTGGACTCGCCGGCT is a window encoding:
- the LOC106871126 gene encoding RNA-binding protein 47 isoform X2, with translation MDNNGMKDISKTAISTNEDRNKTSQTISDAANATALLALMEKTGFSMMQENGQRKFGPPPGWTGPPPSRGCEVFIGKIPRDCFEDELVPVFQKIGCIYEFRLMMDFSGFNRGFAFVMYTDKSNARTAIKELNNFQIRKGRFLGVCASVDNCRLFVGGIPKMKQKEEILNEMRKITDGVADVIVYPSVHDKSKNRGFAFVEYESHRAAAMARRKLIPGRIQLWGQNIAVDWAEPEQDVDEEIMATVKILYARNLMMSTSEDTIRKVFTEVTKKDDVIERVKKIRDFAFVHFKSREDAVLAQNKLNGTLLENSKIEVVFAKPVEKSDRIKRMNYSQNSYGGLELCQPLSAPTNR
- the LOC106871126 gene encoding RNA-binding protein 47 isoform X1: MDNNGMKDISKTAISTNEDRNKTSQTISDAANATALLALMEKTGFSMMQENGQRKFGPPPGWTGPPPSRGCEVFIGKIPRDCFEDELVPVFQKIGCIYEFRLMMDFSGFNRGFAFVMYTDKSNARTAIKELNNFQIRKGRFLGVCASVDNCRLFVGGIPKMKQKEEILNEMRKITDGVADVIVYPSVHDKSKNRGFAFVEYESHRAAAMARRKLIPGRIQLWGQNIAVDWAEPEQDVDEEIMATVKILYARNLMMSTSEDTIRKVFTEVTKKDDVIERVKKIRDFAFVHFKSREDAVLAQNKLNGTLLENSKIEVVFAKPVEKSDRIKRMNYSQLCLPDDVGSRADSLSEPDSDENSYGGLELCQPLSAPTNR